Proteins from a single region of Gammaproteobacteria bacterium:
- a CDS encoding type II/IV secretion system protein, with translation MSTLDAALNSNTVVSSASDLGRLFGAAGEVPDIRLGEILLARRVISRAQLREALIRQREFKGRHLGQILVDMALVTQEQVNVALALKLGIPYVRLQAFDLPMTMLARIPAEFAIHHNIVPLGEVNGKLVVAMENPLDHTVISALRFNTNARFEPVMASGMDIRRLLQKFYSKLEEDEAMEDLQVDAVGTPTEPAESMHLMEQEAQRKPIVRLVNAILVQGVTRNASDINIRPEKDRVNVYYRIDGKLQYSRTLNKNLLPALVSRIKITAQMDIAERRLPQDGHARLQWGAKGIDLRISVVPTVKGESVVIRILDKESGLRSLEELGLAETEYKIARRLINRPHGLFLVTGPTGSGKSTTLYAMLNEVKKRNVHILTVEDPVEYDIDGVEQVQTSTITGYTFAQALRQFLRHDPDVIMIGEIRDNDTAEIANKAALTGHLVFSTLHTNDAASTVSRLVDMGVEHYLLASTLLGVMAQRLVRVNCPHCKVEEEVDDGHRQYLGIAPDEVFYRGEGCEHCNQLGYLGRTTVCELLPVTPRIQRLIDQKASAQDIKETAIEEGMTPLADNALALAREGRTSVEEVISVLLENQ, from the coding sequence TGGGGGAGATTCTCCTGGCCCGCCGGGTGATCTCCCGCGCCCAGCTCAGGGAGGCGCTGATCCGCCAGCGGGAGTTCAAAGGCCGGCACCTGGGTCAGATTCTCGTGGATATGGCGCTGGTCACCCAGGAACAGGTCAATGTGGCGCTGGCACTGAAGCTCGGCATTCCCTATGTGCGCCTTCAGGCCTTCGACCTGCCCATGACCATGCTGGCGCGCATTCCCGCTGAATTTGCCATTCACCATAACATCGTCCCCCTGGGGGAGGTGAACGGCAAGCTGGTGGTGGCCATGGAAAACCCTCTGGATCACACCGTCATCAGCGCCCTGCGCTTCAACACCAACGCCCGCTTCGAGCCGGTCATGGCCAGCGGCATGGACATTCGCCGCCTGCTGCAAAAGTTCTACAGCAAGCTGGAAGAAGACGAGGCCATGGAAGATTTGCAGGTGGATGCGGTGGGCACGCCCACCGAACCTGCGGAATCCATGCACCTCATGGAGCAGGAAGCCCAGCGCAAACCCATTGTGCGCCTGGTCAATGCCATCCTGGTGCAGGGGGTGACGCGCAACGCCTCCGACATCAACATCCGCCCGGAGAAGGACCGGGTGAACGTGTACTACCGCATTGACGGCAAGTTGCAATACTCCCGCACCCTGAACAAAAACCTGCTGCCTGCCCTCGTCAGCCGGATCAAAATCACCGCCCAGATGGACATCGCCGAGCGACGCCTGCCTCAGGACGGTCACGCCCGGCTGCAATGGGGCGCCAAAGGCATTGATTTGCGGATTTCCGTGGTGCCCACGGTCAAGGGCGAGAGCGTGGTGATCCGGATATTGGACAAAGAATCCGGCCTGCGTTCTTTGGAAGAACTGGGTCTTGCTGAAACCGAATACAAAATTGCGCGGCGCCTGATCAACCGCCCGCACGGCCTGTTTCTGGTAACCGGGCCCACCGGCTCCGGCAAGTCCACCACCCTGTACGCCATGCTCAACGAAGTGAAAAAGCGCAACGTGCATATTCTCACCGTTGAGGATCCGGTGGAATACGACATCGACGGCGTGGAGCAGGTGCAGACTTCCACCATCACCGGCTACACCTTTGCCCAGGCGCTCCGGCAGTTTTTGCGGCACGACCCGGACGTCATCATGATCGGCGAAATCCGCGATAACGATACCGCAGAAATCGCCAACAAAGCCGCGCTCACCGGGCATCTGGTGTTCAGCACCCTGCACACCAACGACGCCGCCAGCACCGTCTCCCGTCTGGTGGATATGGGGGTGGAGCATTACCTGCTCGCCTCCACCCTGCTCGGCGTGATGGCGCAGCGCCTGGTGCGCGTCAACTGCCCCCACTGCAAAGTGGAGGAAGAGGTGGACGACGGTCATCGCCAATACTTGGGCATTGCACCGGACGAAGTGTTCTACCGGGGGGAGGGTTGCGAGCACTGCAACCAACTGGGCTACCTGGGCCGCACCACCGTCTGCGAATTGCTGCCCGTCACGCCCCGCATCCAGCGGCTCATCGATCAGAAAGCCTCCGCCCAGGACATCAAAGAGACCGCCATCGAAGAGGGCATGACCCCCCTGGCAGACAACGCCCTGGCCCTGGCCCGGGAGGGCCGTACGTCGGTGGAAGAAGTGATTTCGGTGTTGTTGGAGAATCAGTAA
- a CDS encoding FAD-binding protein: MSVTIIGGGWAGLACAVELCQGGMPVTVFEAAPRLGGRARRVTVEGDVLDNGQHLLIGGYRETLRLMTVIGVAENTVLHRQALQWDMRAAEGPNLLLGAPRLPAPFHLAWALATAKGWSWPERRAALGLCTRLLVRRFSLDEELPVKDWLARESQPARVVQLLWSPLCLATLNTPIENASTQVFLRVLRDSFARRRADSDLLLPAQDLSALFPEPAAAYINSHGGKVLTGTRVSALTLDQQGIAGLTTQAGTHKTRHIVLAAPPLAAARLLSPHSATRTLAEGLNRFQYEPITTVYVRYPPDTRLTSGMVGFDGRLTQWLFDLGTAGKRGWMAAVISGSGPHMALSKKDLEAKITDELARLFPHWPAPQTVHAIREKRATFSCHSGVKALRPGQVTAVKGLYLAGDYTATGYPATLEGAVISGVRCARAVRSETE, from the coding sequence GTGTCCGTCACCATCATCGGCGGCGGCTGGGCAGGGCTGGCCTGCGCGGTGGAACTGTGTCAGGGGGGCATGCCCGTCACCGTGTTCGAGGCCGCACCCCGACTCGGTGGCCGCGCCCGCCGGGTGACGGTGGAGGGCGACGTGCTGGACAACGGCCAACACCTGCTCATCGGCGGCTACCGTGAAACCCTGCGTTTGATGACTGTGATCGGCGTGGCCGAAAATACCGTGCTGCACCGCCAGGCCTTGCAGTGGGACATGCGCGCCGCGGAGGGACCGAATCTGCTGCTCGGCGCACCGCGCCTTCCCGCCCCGTTTCATCTGGCCTGGGCCCTGGCCACGGCCAAAGGGTGGTCCTGGCCTGAGCGCCGGGCCGCGCTCGGGCTCTGCACCCGCCTGCTGGTGCGCCGGTTTTCCCTGGACGAAGAATTGCCGGTGAAAGACTGGCTGGCGCGCGAGTCCCAGCCGGCGCGCGTCGTCCAGCTGTTGTGGTCACCGCTTTGCCTCGCCACCCTCAACACGCCCATAGAAAACGCCTCCACCCAGGTCTTTTTGCGGGTGCTGCGCGACAGCTTCGCCCGCCGCCGGGCGGACAGCGATTTGCTGCTGCCGGCCCAAGACTTAAGCGCGCTGTTCCCCGAACCCGCCGCCGCTTACATCAACTCACACGGCGGCAAAGTGCTGACGGGCACGCGGGTCTCGGCCCTGACTCTGGATCAGCAGGGCATCGCCGGTCTTACCACCCAGGCGGGCACGCATAAAACGCGGCACATTGTGTTGGCCGCACCCCCCCTGGCTGCCGCGCGCCTGCTCAGCCCCCACAGCGCAACGCGCACCCTGGCCGAAGGCCTGAACCGCTTTCAATACGAACCCATCACCACCGTCTATGTGCGCTACCCGCCCGATACGCGTTTGACCAGCGGCATGGTCGGCTTCGACGGCAGACTCACCCAATGGCTGTTCGACCTTGGCACGGCCGGAAAACGCGGCTGGATGGCCGCCGTCATCAGCGGTTCCGGCCCGCACATGGCACTGAGTAAAAAAGACCTGGAAGCAAAAATCACCGACGAACTGGCCCGGCTGTTCCCCCACTGGCCGGCACCCCAAACCGTTCACGCCATCCGGGAAAAACGCGCGACCTTTTCCTGCCACAGCGGCGTCAAGGCCTTGCGGCCCGGCCAGGTCACTGCGGTCAAAGGCCTGTATCTGGCGGGAGATTACACCGCGACGGGATACCCCGCCACCCTGGAAGGCGCCGTGATCAGCGGTGTGCGCTGCGCGCGGGCAGTGCGTTCAGAAACAGAATAG
- the hpnD gene encoding squalene synthase HpnD has translation MTPHEYCEQKAAASGSSFYYSFMFLDALRRRAITALYAFCREVDDVVDECHDENVARTKLNWWRTEVTRVFQGAPEHPVGRALVEVLQDFDLPEEYFQEIIDGMEMDLDCNAYRSFKELSLYCYRAASVVGLMAAEVFGYQDRRTLKYAHDLGIAFQLTNILRDVREDAQRGRVYLPEEELDRFGVTRDDILHGRDSNASRQLFAHQARRARQYYQRAFAHLPAQDRYAQRTGLIMAAVYQALLDTIEKRRYPVLAGRVRLSPLHKLWIAWRTAQKEKHRHLSQAPAGAP, from the coding sequence ATGACACCCCACGAGTATTGCGAGCAAAAAGCCGCTGCCAGCGGTTCAAGCTTTTACTACAGCTTTATGTTTCTGGACGCCCTGCGGCGGCGGGCGATTACAGCCCTGTACGCCTTCTGCCGGGAAGTGGATGATGTGGTGGACGAATGCCATGACGAGAATGTGGCGCGCACCAAGCTGAACTGGTGGCGGACGGAAGTGACTCGGGTTTTCCAAGGGGCACCGGAACACCCCGTGGGCAGGGCGCTGGTGGAGGTGTTGCAGGATTTCGACCTGCCGGAGGAATATTTCCAGGAAATCATCGACGGCATGGAAATGGACCTGGACTGCAACGCCTACCGCAGTTTCAAGGAACTCTCGCTGTACTGCTATCGCGCTGCCTCGGTGGTGGGCCTGATGGCGGCGGAAGTCTTCGGCTATCAGGACCGCCGCACGCTGAAATATGCCCACGATCTCGGCATTGCGTTTCAACTCACCAACATCCTGCGCGACGTGCGTGAAGACGCCCAGCGCGGCCGGGTGTACCTTCCTGAGGAAGAGCTGGACCGCTTCGGCGTGACGCGCGATGACATCCTCCACGGCCGGGACAGCAATGCCAGCCGCCAGCTCTTCGCCCACCAGGCCCGGCGCGCCCGGCAGTACTACCAACGCGCCTTCGCCCACCTGCCGGCCCAGGACCGCTACGCCCAGCGCACGGGCCTGATCATGGCCGCCGTCTACCAGGCGCTGCTGGATACCATAGAAAAACGCCGCTATCCCGTACTGGCCGGCCGGGTACGGCTCAGTCCCTTACACAAGCTGTGGATCGCCTGGCGCACGGCGCAAAAAGAAAAACACCGTCACCTGTCCCAGGCGCCCGCCGGCGCGCCATAG
- a CDS encoding fatty acid desaturase: protein MALEILHDGRVRSVVWQDLCELSTWDVVKELLISLPWLILSLAFAYHEWYLPAMGASFMFFLCGLRQVHNAFHYAIGISRQAHEYFMFLLSIVMLGSMHAVQFNHLRHHRFCMNDEDVEAVSARMVWWRAILFGPEFTYLLHKTALEKGGVRIRRWVIAELVANAVWITLVLLVWDVAVLQYHVIVMLVANCLTAFFAVWTVHHDCDRTHYIARTVREKIKAIITYNMFYHVEHHLYPKVPTCRLRILAERLDKVAPELQKMRVF from the coding sequence ATGGCGTTGGAGATATTGCATGATGGGCGCGTACGCAGCGTGGTGTGGCAGGATCTGTGCGAATTGTCCACCTGGGATGTCGTAAAGGAACTGCTGATTTCCCTGCCCTGGCTGATTTTGTCCCTGGCGTTCGCTTATCACGAATGGTACCTGCCGGCCATGGGGGCGTCGTTTATGTTTTTTCTCTGCGGTCTGCGCCAGGTCCACAACGCGTTTCACTACGCCATTGGCATCAGCCGCCAAGCCCATGAATATTTCATGTTCCTGCTGAGTATCGTAATGCTGGGCTCGATGCATGCAGTTCAGTTCAATCACCTGCGTCACCACCGCTTCTGCATGAACGACGAAGACGTGGAGGCTGTCAGTGCCCGCATGGTGTGGTGGCGCGCGATTTTGTTCGGTCCTGAATTCACCTATCTGCTGCACAAAACCGCGCTGGAAAAGGGTGGTGTCCGCATTCGCCGGTGGGTCATCGCCGAGCTGGTGGCCAATGCCGTCTGGATCACGCTGGTGTTGTTGGTGTGGGACGTCGCGGTACTTCAATATCATGTCATCGTTATGCTGGTTGCCAATTGTCTGACGGCGTTTTTTGCCGTCTGGACGGTGCACCACGATTGCGACCGCACCCATTACATTGCCAGAACAGTGCGCGAGAAAATCAAGGCCATCATTACCTACAATATGTTCTATCACGTGGAGCACCATCTGTATCCCAAAGTGCCCACCTGCCGTTTGCGCATCCTGGCGGAACGGCTGGACAAGGTCGCCCCGGAATTACAGAAGATGAGGGTGTTTTAG
- a CDS encoding EAL domain-containing protein: protein MFKLSRYFSIASIVGTGVILVALVLLYRQLAMEELIAQQRSAHAGYAGIVSESIWPDYAAFVKATGHSPFGDFNTQPQYAALAAAARDRLRALGLARIDILNPSGWVVFSTAGEAAGTRLSDRHGWQRALGGQSAVDFTTDQAARDIIASYFPLRSHNTDEPAAVLVLSSDVTPLTRRIHTAQLRMGAGVLLVTSLLYLVLLSIVRRAERIIVRQEKIHREHRAQLRHQNNHDVLTGLPNRTHFSERLGESVKRARRARSDFGVLCLDLDRFKLINDSLGHDQGDLLLKIVARRLGNAIRESDLAFRLGGDEFAVILENLGEAESAAVVAQRIVSCLADPIELAGQELIVTASIGIAIFPRDDMNPVKLVKNAEAAMYRAKQWGGRRYEFYTQDLNESAAQRLSFETALQRALSQNEFELYYQPKVACDDKKVVGIEALLRWQRPGTGTVPPADFIPFLEESGLIIPVGEWVLRTACRQNRAWQEQGIAPVRISVNVSTRQFRSTSFVTCVESALKESGLAPKYLELELTESLLVDNAEQAIHIMEKLKALGVTLSIDDFGTGYSSLSCLKHFPVDYLKVDRSFISGLARDGKDAVIASAIAVLARDLELRLVAEGVEDHKQVKYLREYGYDELQGFLFSHPLPADELARFLEKGLAKTPLTLIYGNSDDAQSA, encoded by the coding sequence ATGTTCAAACTCAGCCGCTATTTTTCCATCGCCAGCATCGTCGGCACCGGAGTCATATTGGTGGCCCTGGTGTTGCTCTATCGCCAACTGGCCATGGAGGAACTGATCGCCCAGCAGCGCAGCGCTCACGCCGGCTATGCCGGCATCGTCTCAGAATCCATCTGGCCGGACTACGCCGCCTTCGTCAAGGCCACTGGCCACTCACCCTTTGGCGACTTCAACACCCAGCCCCAATACGCGGCCCTGGCGGCCGCGGCCCGCGACCGCCTGCGGGCGCTGGGACTTGCCCGGATCGACATCCTCAACCCATCCGGCTGGGTGGTATTCTCCACTGCCGGGGAGGCGGCGGGCACCCGGCTCAGCGACCGCCACGGCTGGCAACGGGCACTGGGCGGCCAATCCGCAGTGGATTTCACCACCGATCAGGCAGCGCGGGACATCATTGCATCTTATTTCCCCCTGAGGTCGCACAATACCGACGAGCCCGCGGCAGTCCTTGTTTTATCCAGCGATGTCACGCCCCTGACCCGCCGTATCCACACTGCACAACTGAGAATGGGAGCCGGCGTACTGCTGGTCACCTCGCTTCTTTATCTGGTCCTGCTCAGCATCGTTCGCCGCGCCGAACGCATCATCGTCCGGCAGGAAAAAATACATCGGGAACACCGGGCGCAACTGCGCCACCAAAACAATCACGATGTACTCACCGGGCTGCCGAACCGCACTCATTTCAGCGAACGGCTGGGAGAATCGGTCAAACGGGCGCGACGCGCCCGCAGCGACTTCGGCGTGTTGTGCCTGGACCTGGACCGCTTCAAACTGATCAACGACAGCCTGGGTCACGACCAAGGCGACCTACTGCTGAAGATCGTGGCACGACGGCTGGGCAACGCGATAAGAGAGTCGGATCTGGCGTTTCGCCTGGGCGGCGACGAATTCGCCGTCATCTTGGAAAATCTGGGCGAAGCAGAAAGTGCGGCCGTTGTGGCCCAACGCATTGTCTCGTGTCTGGCAGACCCCATTGAGCTGGCGGGGCAAGAGCTGATCGTGACAGCCAGCATAGGCATCGCCATCTTCCCCAGAGACGACATGAACCCGGTAAAGCTCGTAAAAAACGCCGAAGCCGCCATGTACCGCGCGAAACAATGGGGCGGCAGGCGCTACGAATTTTACACTCAGGATTTAAACGAAAGCGCCGCTCAACGCCTGTCCTTCGAAACCGCGCTGCAGCGGGCCCTGAGCCAGAATGAATTCGAGCTGTACTACCAGCCCAAGGTGGCCTGCGACGACAAAAAAGTAGTGGGCATCGAAGCCTTGCTGCGCTGGCAGCGCCCCGGAACAGGCACGGTCCCCCCCGCCGACTTCATCCCCTTCCTGGAAGAATCGGGACTGATCATCCCCGTGGGCGAATGGGTATTGCGCACCGCCTGCAGACAAAACCGGGCATGGCAGGAACAAGGCATCGCGCCAGTGAGAATCTCCGTAAACGTCTCCACCCGCCAGTTTCGCAGCACAAGCTTTGTCACCTGTGTGGAAAGCGCATTGAAAGAAAGCGGCCTGGCGCCCAAGTACCTGGAACTGGAACTGACTGAAAGCCTGCTGGTGGACAATGCCGAACAAGCGATCCACATCATGGAGAAACTGAAAGCGCTGGGTGTGACCCTGTCCATCGACGATTTCGGCACCGGCTATTCCTCCTTGAGCTGCCTCAAACACTTCCCCGTGGACTACCTCAAGGTGGACCGCTCATTTATCTCCGGCCTTGCCCGAGACGGAAAAGATGCCGTCATTGCCTCCGCCATAGCGGTGTTGGCGCGCGACCTGGAACTCAGACTCGTGGCCGAGGGGGTGGAAGATCACAAACAGGTGAAATACCTGCGTGAATACGGCTACGACGAATTGCAAGGCTTTCTCTTCAGCCATCCCCTGCCGGCGGATGAACTGGCAAGGTTTTTGGAAAAAGGACTCGCCAAAACCCCCTTGACACTGATCTACGGTAACAGCGACGACGCCCAAAGCGCCTAG